The Pseudomonas aeruginosa genome includes the window GGCGAGGTGCGCTACGTGCTCTGCGCCAGCGAACGCTACCTGGAGGGCCGCGACGCGACGGAGCCCGCCATGCTGCACTGGATCGCCCCGGACGATTTCCTTCCCGACCACCCGAGCGTGGTCTGGCGTCGTCGACACTATCCCGGGGTGCTGCCGGCCTACCGCTGCAACGGCGTGCTGGCGGTCGCCGAGATGGCCCGCGCCGGCCTCGGCCTGGCGGCGATCCCTGCCTACCTGCTACGCGACGGCGACGGCCTGCGGGTACTGGACGCCGACCTCGAGGGCTGCGCCAGCGCCCTGTGGCTGCTGACCCGTCCGGACTGCCGGGCGTTGCGCTCGGTGGTCGCGTTGTTCGACGAGCTGGGGCGGCATGTGCGATTGGGAGATGAGTGAAGGGGTGGCCGTGCCTGGTATGGCAACCCTCTCCCGCGAGCGGGAGAGGGGCTGGAATGGCAGGCCTGGCGCTCAGCCGCGATCCGCCGCGGCCGGTCCCGGCGGCGGAATGTCGCCCACCGCCGCCGCGCCGGTGTCCTTGCGCAGGCGCCTGACCTCGTCGACGCTGACGCTTGGCGCCTGGTTGCCCCAGCTGGTGCGGATGAAGTTGACCACGTCGGCGATCTCCTGGTCGTTCATCCGCCAGCCGAACGGCGGCATGGTGAAGCTCGACGGTGCCTGGTGGGTGGCCGGCAGGGTGCCGCCCTTGAGCACGATGTGCACCAGGGAGGTCGGGTCGCTGCCGGTCACTACCGGGTTGCCGGCCAGGGCCGGGAAGACCCGCGCATAGCCCTTGCCGTCGGTGCGGTGGCAGGCCCCGCAGTTGTCGACGTAGAGCGCCGCGCCGGTCTTGCTGTCGTCGCCGTGGAACAGTGCCTGGGCCACGCTCTCGTCGTAGACGTGCGGCTGGTCGGCGGGGTCCGCCGGCGGCAGCGACTTGAGGTAGCGGGCGATGGCGGTGAGGTCGGCGTCGGTCATGTACTGCATGCTGTGCACCACCACGTCGGACATGCCGCCGAACACCGCGCTGCGCTCGCTGCGGCCGGTACGCAGGAAGCTGACCAGGTCGGCTTCGCTCCAGCTGCCCAGTCCGGTCCGGTGGTCGCCGCGCAGGCTCTTGGCGATCCAGTTCTCCAGCGGCGCGCTGCCGGACAGGTAGGCCGCGCCATCGCTCGCCGCCAGGGCCTTCTCCTGCATGCCCAGCCCACGCGGGGTATGGCAGGCGCCACAGTG containing:
- a CDS encoding cytochrome c encodes the protein MKPTAFLALSALACGIAQAAAAPDPALVRQGEYLARAGDCVACHTARDGKPFAGGLPMETPIGAVYSTNITPDRKTGIGDYSFEDFDRAVRHGVARSGDTLYPAMPYPSYARVSEADMRALYAYFMHGVEPVEQPNKASDIPWPLSMRWPLAFWRWTFAPEVKDFQAAAGQDPVLARGAYLVEGLGHCGACHTPRGLGMQEKALAASDGAAYLSGSAPLENWIAKSLRGDHRTGLGSWSEADLVSFLRTGRSERSAVFGGMSDVVVHSMQYMTDADLTAIARYLKSLPPADPADQPHVYDESVAQALFHGDDSKTGAALYVDNCGACHRTDGKGYARVFPALAGNPVVTGSDPTSLVHIVLKGGTLPATHQAPSSFTMPPFGWRMNDQEIADVVNFIRTSWGNQAPSVSVDEVRRLRKDTGAAAVGDIPPPGPAAADRG